One genomic region from Maledivibacter sp. encodes:
- a CDS encoding ABC transporter ATP-binding protein has protein sequence MKKTHSLIEVKNLKKYFKISKDKVLKAVDDVSFDIKKGETLGIVGESGCGKTTCGRTILELYKPTAGQVLFENKNVYGMNKMEKRKFMKNAQMIFQDPYASLNPRMTVSDIICEGIDIHGLYSGKDKLSRVYELLNMVGLNKEHANRFPHEFSGGQRQRIGIARALAIEPKFIVCDEPISALDMSIQAQVVNLLLDLQNRFDLTYMFIAHDLSMVKYISNRVGVMYLGCMVELAESRELYSNPLHPYTKVLMSAIPTTDLELVKKKKHLDGGEVSSPINPLPGCRFRNRCKYSKKICSEAMPKMKKVGNNHYIACHLY, from the coding sequence ATAAAAAAAACCCATAGCTTGATTGAAGTTAAGAATTTAAAAAAATATTTTAAAATATCTAAGGATAAGGTACTTAAGGCAGTAGATGATGTTTCATTTGATATAAAAAAAGGAGAGACCCTAGGAATTGTAGGGGAATCTGGTTGTGGGAAGACTACTTGTGGTAGAACTATACTGGAGCTTTATAAGCCTACAGCCGGACAGGTTCTTTTTGAAAATAAAAATGTATATGGTATGAATAAAATGGAAAAAAGAAAATTCATGAAAAACGCCCAGATGATTTTTCAAGATCCCTATGCATCCTTGAATCCAAGGATGACGGTTTCAGATATAATATGTGAGGGAATAGATATTCATGGACTTTATAGTGGTAAGGATAAACTTAGCAGAGTATATGAATTATTAAACATGGTAGGACTCAATAAGGAACATGCAAATAGATTTCCCCACGAGTTTTCAGGGGGACAACGGCAAAGGATAGGTATAGCTAGGGCCTTAGCTATAGAACCTAAGTTTATTGTATGCGATGAGCCAATTTCTGCATTAGATATGTCTATACAGGCACAGGTTGTTAATCTTTTATTAGATTTACAAAATAGATTTGATTTGACCTATATGTTTATAGCCCATGATCTTTCTATGGTAAAGTATATTTCAAATCGAGTTGGGGTGATGTATCTAGGGTGTATGGTTGAATTAGCAGAGAGTAGAGAGCTGTATAGTAATCCTCTACATCCATATACCAAGGTATTGATGTCGGCTATTCCCACTACGGATTTAGAATTGGTTAAGAAAAAGAAGCACCTTGATGGGGGAGAGGTTTCAAGCCCAATAAATCCCCTTCCAGGCTGTAGGTTTAGAAATCGCTGCAAGTATTCCAAAAAGATTTGCTCTGAAGCTATGCCTAAAATGAAAAAAGTTGGTAATAACCATTATATAGCATGTCATTTATACTAG